Part of the Natrialbaceae archaeon AArc-T1-2 genome, GCGAGACAGGCCGCGACCGTCGTCCCGACGTAGCCGCTGCCCACGATGGAGACGTGCATGTGCCCCGTCTCGAGGGGAGCGCGTTAGTCGTTTTTGGCTTCGCCGTACGCGATCGTCGAGAGCGTCGCGTGCTCGGCCTGTCGCGTGTCCTGGCGAGTGAACTGGACGACGACCGGCACGTCCGACTCGAGCACGATGCCGTAGTCTCTGCCGAGTGGCGGTGCGTAGGGGTCGATCAGGTCGTTGATTCGGATCCGCCGCACTCGACGCGGGGCGACGGTGAGCGGGTACGGCCCCGCTTCGTGGCCGTCGGCGTAGGTGAGCGTGATCTCGAGGGTGGCCATCTCCTCGCCCGCGTTCAACAGCGACAGCGCGTCGTGGCTGACCATCTCCGGCTCCGGGCCGGTGCTGTCAGCCGGTACGAAACCACCGGGAACCTCCCAGCGCGTCGCACCGATCGGGGCTTCGTCGGTCATGGTGAGGAACCCTCCTCCCCGACCAGCAGCTCTTCGAGGTAGTCGGTCAGGAACACGCCCTCCGGATCGAACTCGCGACGAAACTCGTGGAACCGGTCCCACTTCGGGTACAGCTCCCGAAGCTTCGGCGCGCGAAGCGTGTGCCGTTTGCCCCAGTGGGGACGGCCGTCGTACCTCCGGAAGATCGGTTCGATGTCCTCGAAGTACTCCCGATACTCGAGTTCGGCGTTCTGGATGCACGAGATCGTCGTCGTCTCGCGGTCGTACTCCGTCGAGAGGTACGTATCGTCGGCCGCGACGGTCCGGACGAGCAGCCGCCAGCCGACGTCGCTTCGCCAGCGATCTCGCACCCGATCGCGGACCTCGCGGAAACACTCCCTGGTCGCCTCGCGCGGGATGGCGTACTCCATCTCCTCGAACTTGCGGCCGATCTCGTTGTGCGCGGGAATGGCCTGGTGCCACCAGTCGGTCTCGCGTTCGACGAGCGTCGCGTACTCGAGGTCTGCGTCGTCAGTGCCGCCGCCGGGCGGGTTGAGCAGTCGAAGCTTGACCTCGTCCGACCGGGGATACCAGTAGAAGTCGAAGTTCCGGTTCTCGGCGATCAGCTCCTCGAGGTGGTCCCAGACGTCCCGAAATCGCCCGCAGTACTCGCGACGCTCGAGCTTGTACGTGCGTCGACAGTCGAGTTTCACCTCGGTGAAGATCCCGAGCGTGCCAAGCGAGACGCGCGCTGCCTCGAGCAGGGCGGGGTCGTCGTTGGCGTCGAACGCGCGGACCTCGCCCGTTCCAGTCACGACTCGCCCGCCGACGAGCGACCCGGCGAGGTTCTCGAAGGCTGGACCCGTGCCGTGGGTGCCGGTGCCGAACGAGCCCGCGACCGTCTGCATCGTCACGTCGCCGAGGTTCGCCAGCCCGAGGTTGCGCTCGTGGAGGTCGAGACCGGCCTCATCGAGCGTCGTGCCGCCCCGGACCGTCGCCGTCTTCGTCTCGGAGTCGGCGGAGACGAGTCCGGTCATCCGCTCGAGCGAGACGATCACGTCGTCGGTTTCGACGACCGGCGTCCAGGAGTGACCCGCGCCGGCCACGCGGACAGTCCGACCGTCGTCGGCACACTGGCGGACGATCGACTGGACCTCGGATTCGGTCTCGGGCGTGTACATCCGGTCCGGTTCGACGGAGACGCCGCCCGACCAGTTCGACCACTCCTCGCCTGCCGTCTCGCCGGGATCACTCTTGTCCACGATTACCCCTCGGAAAGCGCCGTAGTGATTCTCGACGGTCCAGTCGCTCGCACCATTACGAATCACCCGGGTGTGCGATCGTCGAGAGCAACGCGTTCTCCGCCTGCCTCGAGTCGAGCCGCGTGTGCTGACAGACCACCGGCACGTCCGACTCGATCACGCTCGCGAACGGTTCGCCCTCGGGAATTTCCGCAGGCTCTTCGAGTTCGTTGAATCGGAGGTGTTTCGTTCGGTTCGCGGGAACGGTCTCCTCGTAGGGACCGACCGGTTCGCGGTCGGTGAAATAAACCGTGAGTTCGACGGCCGCATCCTCGTCGGTGGTGTTCAGGAGACACACCGCCTCGTGGCTGACCATCTCGGGTTCGGGGCCCGTACTTTCTTCGGGGATGTACCCCTCGGGAATCGCCCACGTGTGTTTGCCCGTCATCGTCACGTGTCGAGTCTACGAGCGAGCGGTTACCGCCCGGGCTTGCAGTCTCAGGCGATCGAGTGCTGTGCTCGAGGTAGACCGGCGTCTCGGATGCACTCACTGCACACCTCGACTCGGCGGCGTCGGCCTCGTGGTCCGGCGTCGAAAGCGTAATCGAAATGCCGTCATTTCGACGCGTCGCTCGAGACCGCACACCGTTCGGGATGGCCCGCCCGTCCGAGGAAGAACAGCAACAACGCGAGGCCGCCGATCCGAAGGAGCGCGCCGTCGAACGGCAGCAGTGTCAGGCCGCCGGCGAACCCGAGGAAGGCTAGCAACCCCGCGCCACAGCTCGCACAGCCGGACGCGAGGAGGCCCGGGAGGACGGCCGAGAGGTCGGTCAGACTCGAGAATCCGACGATCCGAAGCTGTGCAACGGCGTTGACGACTGCGACACCGGTAAGGAGCGCGTAGAGGACGAGGATCACGAGCCCGGCGGGACCGTCAGCCAGATAGATCGACTCCGTCAACGAGACGAGGACATAATCGAACCAGTGGAGGCCGTCGCCGAGCATCTGTAACGCGAACTCCGGCATCGCGCTTAGTACCAACACGATGTACGTGGCGAACGCGACGGCGACGAATCCGATCGTTCCGCGCCACGATTCGAACGGGTAGGCGACCGCGGCCGAGAGGTTCCGGCCAAATCCGGCGATCGAGTCGGTCCAGTTCCAGGTCATCGGCTGATCACCGTACGGCCCGCCGGGGGTGCTGTCGTGGCGAGAGAGCGTGTCGTTTCGATCGTGTTCGAGTACACCAACAGGTGGATCGACGCAGGCCACTACCAAAATCGCATCCCCGATTTGCCGAGTCAGCAAAACGGCGGCTCCGTTACGGGTGGTCGATGAACCCAACACGCATCCCGAGCCGAACGCGAGAGCCACGTCAGAACGAGACGGCGGGTCAGTCGAACGCCGGCAACACCTCTTCTTCGTAGCACTCGAGAAAGCCCTCCTGATCGGAGCCGACCTGGTGGACCGCGATCGCGTCGAAGCCGGCGTCGACGTACGCCTGGATCGCCTCGACGTGAGCGTCCGGGTCGGGACCGCAGGGGACCGCCTCGGCGACGTCGTCTCTCGAGACCGCCTCGGTCGCTTCCGCGAAGTGCGCCGGCGTCGGCAGGTCCCACAGCAGCGTGCTGGGGAGTGCCTCCTGGGGCCAGAGTTCGGCCACCGTGTCGATCGCCTCGTCCTCGTCTTCGGCCCAGCAGACGGTCGCCTCGCCGTAGACGATACCGTCGTCGTCTGCGGTCTCTGCGAAGGTTTCGACCAGGCGCTCGTCGGGAACGACGGTGATGAGTCCGTCGCCGATTTCGCCGGCTTTTCGGGCCGTCTTCGGGCCGTCGGCTGCGACCGCGACGTCGGGCGGTTCCTCGGGGAGTGTGAACAGACGCGCGTTCTCGACGGTGTAATACTCGCCGTCGTGGCTCACGTTGTCGCCGGACCACAGCGCCCGCATCAGCCAGATCGCCTCTTCGAGCATCTCGAGGCGCACCCGGTGTTCGGGCCAGCGATCGCCGAGGACGTGCTCGCTCAGGTTCTCCCCGGTGCCGACGCCGAAGGTGAACCGCCCCTCGAACATCGTCGCGGTCGTCGCGGCCGCCTGCGCGATTATCGCGGGATGGATTCGGGTCGTCGGGCAGGTGACGCCGGTCCAGACCTCGAGGTCGTCGGTCGCCTGGGCGATCGCGCCGAGGACGTTCCAGACCAGCGGACTCTCTCCCTGCTCGGGAAGCCACGGGTGGAAGTGGTCCGAGACGTTGGCGAATTCGAACGCCGAGTCCTCGGTCAACTGGGCGTATTCGACGAGGTCGGTCGGGCCGTGTAACTCGCTGACGAGTTTGTGTCCGATGTCTACCATGATATCGTCCTCGAAGACGACCCGTACGACGACGGAGACGGGCATAATACTGCCACCGTCCGTTCGTCCATCCGAACTATCGTCCCATCGAACCGGTTCCGTTTCGTTCGTCGCGAGCGACGGGTTCCTTGCTGGTTGCGAAACCACGGCGACGGGTTCGGTCGGAACTCCCAGCGAGTCGAGCAGCATTAAGGGTCGGACCGATAACTCCGAGACATGCACGTCGAGGAAGACGACGGAGTCCTGCAGATCACCTTCGACCGGCCAGACGCGATGAACGCGTTCTCGACGGCGGCGGCGATCGAGTTCGCCGAAGCCGTCTCGACGGCGGATCCGGACGACCACCACGCCGTCGTCCTCACTGGCGAAGGCGAGGCGTTCAGTGCCGGCGGGGACATCGAGTCGATGGCCGAACGCGAGGAGGGGCCACAGGAGGCCTACGAACGGGTCTGTGAGACGTTCGGTCGCGTCGTCGAGGAGCTGCTCGAGTGTCCCGTTCCCGTCGTCGCGCGGGTCAACGGCGACGCCGTCGGCGCGGGTCTTGCGATCACGGCGCTTTCGGATTTCGCCTACGCCGTCGAGGACGCCACCTTCTCGTGTGCGTTCGTCCGCGTGGGACTGATTCCGGACACCGGCGGCACCTTCCTGTTGCCCAAACTCGTCGGCCTGCGAACCGCGAAACGGCTCGCGTTCACCGGCGAGTTCTTCTCGGCGGCGGAGGCGGCGGAGTACGGTCTGATCACCGAAGCCGTCGCCGAGGACGAACTCGACCAGCGGGTCGACGAGACCGTCAGGACGCTCGAGCGCCGTCCCACGGAGACGATCGGACTGATGAAACGGGCAATACACGAGAACCTCGGTCGCCACTGGTCCGAGGCGCTTGACTACGAGTCCTTGCTTCAGGTACAGGCCTACAGCTCCGACGCACACGAAGAAGGCGTCAACGCCTTCCTCGAAGGTCGGGAGCCGAAGTTCGACTGAGAAGCTACAGCGTGTGACGCTCACAGGCGTATGAAAGCACCATCGACTTGCGCCGGGACGTCTCTATTCGTGATGTTATGTGCGCACAGTTCACCGACGACGACGTCGGCAAACGGGTCATCAACGCGAACGGCGAAACGGTCGGAATCGTCGCCGCCATCGAACACGGAACAGCACACGTCGAACCCGATCCGGGGATGTTCGAGACGATCAAGGCCAAACTCGGCTGGGAAGGGACAGACGAGGAGAGTTACCCGCTACAGGAAGAAGCCGTCGCAGAGGTAACAGACGACGAGATCCGCCTCGAGGGAGATCTGTCGGACGTCGGCGGCTCTCGTATGGGAACCGACACTACGACGGAGACAGAGTCCGGCACTGGGACTGACGACACCGGAATGGGAACGGACACCAGTGTGGGCGATGACGACATGATCGGTGACGACGACGACAGTATCGTCGGAGATGACGACGACGATCTGATTGGCGACGACGACAGTCGGAGATAACGACAGCCAGAGCGGTGACACCCGCGGCCGAACGACACCTAGCTGGATCGGTCGACGTCCGTGTTTTTGTCCGTCGTACCGAAGGTCGAGAACTCGAGACGCGCGAGACACGAAACGCACGCCGAAGCTACAGCCCGAGGAACGCCTCGGCGTTCTCCCAGAGGAGCTTTCGCTGGAGCTCCTCGTCGAAGTCGAGTTCCGCGAACCCCTCGAGCCAGGGTTCGGGCTCTAACATGGGGTAGTCGGTACCGAACATGACCTTCTCGGAGATGAGCGACTCGGCGTACTGAAGCACCTGCTCGTCGATGTACTGGGGCATCCACCCCGAGAGGTCCATGTAGACGTTGCCTTTCTGCTGGCAGATCGCGAGCTGTTCTTTCTCCCACGGGAACGCGGGGTGAGCGATGAGAATCTGCAGGTCGGGGAAGGTCGCGGCCACGTCGTCGATCAGCATCGGATTGCCGTACTTGATCTTCAGCCCCCGGCCGCCGGGTGCACACGCGCCGAGCGTGGAGTTGCCGCCGTGGAAGACGACGGGCACCCCGAGGTCCTCGATGGTCGCCCACAGCTGCTCGTGGTCGGGGTCAGAGGGGTCAAAGCCCTGGGCGATCTGCTGGAACTTGAACCCCGAGAGATCGAGGTCCTCGACGCAGCGGATCGCTTCCTCGACGCAGTCGTCTTTGAGCGGGTCGACCGACCCGAAGCCGACGAAGAAGTCGCCGTACTCGTCCCGGACTTCGGCGACGTAGTCGTTCGGGACGGGCGGGTTGCCGGTGTTCGTCTCGGCGTCCCAGCCGAGCAAGACGGCACGGTCGACGCCGACCTCGCGGTACGCTTCGATCATGTGCTCGTAGGTGTCGGTCTCGAGGTCGGTGCCGAAGCGGTCGGCTGCATCCTGCATCATCTGTCCGCCGGCGTCGTGGAGGAACTCGCTCGTCGGCTGGTGGGCGTGCGTGTCTATCGCCCGCGGCCCGTCTGCGTGCTCGAGTGCAACCGGAAGCGACATGTGTTCGGGTGGGGCCGCCAGCGTGAAAACACGCCCGTTTCGCCCCGGCCACCGCCCGGGGTATCGAATCGTGCTCCCGGCTCGATAGACGCGAACGCGACACCTTTGGTTGTCCCGTCCGAACGACAGCCAATGCGAACGAGCCTCACTGTTCCCGAGGAGACTCTGGCCGAATTCGATCGGACCTGGCAGGCAGAGGGCCTCGACTCGCGCTCGCGGGCGCTCCGGGAGGCGATCCAGGAGTACGTCGAGTCACACCACGACCTCGAGCGCGCCGACGGCCCCGTCGCCGCGGCGATCGTCTTCGATTACGAACACGACGACGTCCTCGAGGAGCTCCACGACCTCCAACACGAGTTCCAGGCCGCGATCGATACGACCAGTCACGTCCACCACGGCGAGTGGTGTCTCGAGACGGTCTTCTGTCACGGGCCGGCGTCACGGGTTCGAGAACTCGTCTATCGGCTCAAAGACTTCGATGCCGTCCGCCGGGTCTCGGTGACGCTGTTGCAGGCAGAGCACTGACAGTCGCGGTAACTCGGAGACAGCGTCCCCGTTAGGGGACGACGACGAGCTTGCCGAGATAGCTCTCGGTCACGACGTCTTCCTGGGCAGCAGCCACCGCCTCGAGGTCGTACGTCCGGGAAACGACGGGTTCGACGTCGCCGCGTTCGTACAGTCGGACGAGTCGTCCGAGCACGGCCCCGATGTCGGGCGTGTTGAACATGCTAACGTGGTGGACCGAGAGCGCTTTCCCGCGTGCGGCGGGAACGTTCGGGAACGTCGCCTCGAGGTCGGTGTTGCCGATGGCGGCGATATCGCCGTCGAAGGCCGCGACGCGACAGTCGAGCCCGAGGTAGTCGTCCAGCCGGTGGTCGAGGATGGCGT contains:
- a CDS encoding D-arabinono-1,4-lactone oxidase, whose product is MDKSDPGETAGEEWSNWSGGVSVEPDRMYTPETESEVQSIVRQCADDGRTVRVAGAGHSWTPVVETDDVIVSLERMTGLVSADSETKTATVRGGTTLDEAGLDLHERNLGLANLGDVTMQTVAGSFGTGTHGTGPAFENLAGSLVGGRVVTGTGEVRAFDANDDPALLEAARVSLGTLGIFTEVKLDCRRTYKLERREYCGRFRDVWDHLEELIAENRNFDFYWYPRSDEVKLRLLNPPGGGTDDADLEYATLVERETDWWHQAIPAHNEIGRKFEEMEYAIPREATRECFREVRDRVRDRWRSDVGWRLLVRTVAADDTYLSTEYDRETTTISCIQNAELEYREYFEDIEPIFRRYDGRPHWGKRHTLRAPKLRELYPKWDRFHEFRREFDPEGVFLTDYLEELLVGEEGSSP
- a CDS encoding CopG family ribbon-helix-helix protein yields the protein MRTSLTVPEETLAEFDRTWQAEGLDSRSRALREAIQEYVESHHDLERADGPVAAAIVFDYEHDDVLEELHDLQHEFQAAIDTTSHVHHGEWCLETVFCHGPASRVRELVYRLKDFDAVRRVSVTLLQAEH
- a CDS encoding TIGR03557 family F420-dependent LLM class oxidoreductase codes for the protein MVDIGHKLVSELHGPTDLVEYAQLTEDSAFEFANVSDHFHPWLPEQGESPLVWNVLGAIAQATDDLEVWTGVTCPTTRIHPAIIAQAAATTATMFEGRFTFGVGTGENLSEHVLGDRWPEHRVRLEMLEEAIWLMRALWSGDNVSHDGEYYTVENARLFTLPEEPPDVAVAADGPKTARKAGEIGDGLITVVPDERLVETFAETADDDGIVYGEATVCWAEDEDEAIDTVAELWPQEALPSTLLWDLPTPAHFAEATEAVSRDDVAEAVPCGPDPDAHVEAIQAYVDAGFDAIAVHQVGSDQEGFLECYEEEVLPAFD
- a CDS encoding sensory rhodopsin transducer; the protein is MTDEAPIGATRWEVPGGFVPADSTGPEPEMVSHDALSLLNAGEEMATLEITLTYADGHEAGPYPLTVAPRRVRRIRINDLIDPYAPPLGRDYGIVLESDVPVVVQFTRQDTRQAEHATLSTIAYGEAKND
- a CDS encoding enoyl-CoA hydratase/isomerase family protein, encoding MHVEEDDGVLQITFDRPDAMNAFSTAAAIEFAEAVSTADPDDHHAVVLTGEGEAFSAGGDIESMAEREEGPQEAYERVCETFGRVVEELLECPVPVVARVNGDAVGAGLAITALSDFAYAVEDATFSCAFVRVGLIPDTGGTFLLPKLVGLRTAKRLAFTGEFFSAAEAAEYGLITEAVAEDELDQRVDETVRTLERRPTETIGLMKRAIHENLGRHWSEALDYESLLQVQAYSSDAHEEGVNAFLEGREPKFD
- a CDS encoding sensory rhodopsin transducer; protein product: MTGKHTWAIPEGYIPEESTGPEPEMVSHEAVCLLNTTDEDAAVELTVYFTDREPVGPYEETVPANRTKHLRFNELEEPAEIPEGEPFASVIESDVPVVCQHTRLDSRQAENALLSTIAHPGDS
- a CDS encoding amidohydrolase family protein, whose amino-acid sequence is MSLPVALEHADGPRAIDTHAHQPTSEFLHDAGGQMMQDAADRFGTDLETDTYEHMIEAYREVGVDRAVLLGWDAETNTGNPPVPNDYVAEVRDEYGDFFVGFGSVDPLKDDCVEEAIRCVEDLDLSGFKFQQIAQGFDPSDPDHEQLWATIEDLGVPVVFHGGNSTLGACAPGGRGLKIKYGNPMLIDDVAATFPDLQILIAHPAFPWEKEQLAICQQKGNVYMDLSGWMPQYIDEQVLQYAESLISEKVMFGTDYPMLEPEPWLEGFAELDFDEELQRKLLWENAEAFLGL